TCTGGAACTGGATTGCTCACCGGGCGGCGCAAAACGCAATTTCGACAGCTACGGCTACGCGCTCGGTGCAATGACAGAACGCCAACGGCAAATCATCTGCGACCCCCAAACCAGCGGCGGCTTGTTGGTAGCACTTGCGCCTGAGGGCGAGGCGGAATTCTTAGCCGTGTGTCGACAGGCGGGCATGGACTTACAACCGATTGGCTATTTGCGCGAACCCGTTGCCGGTAGCCCTCTGATTACGGTGGAATAACCCATGTCACTGCTGAACGCTGATAAAGACTTACCTGTCATCGACGATTTATTGAACTTGTTTTTGCAAGACGTGCCGCTCTTGGATGTACGCGCCCCCGTGGAATTTTTTGAGGGTGCGTTCCCGTGCAGCACCAACCTACCCTTAATGGATGATGCGGATCGGGTCGCGATTGGCACACGTTACAAACAACAAGGGCAAGATGCGGCTATCGAACTGGGCTTGCAGCGGGTAAGCGGTGAGATTAAGGCGGCACGGGTGGCAGCATGGCAGCAATTCGCCGAACGACACCCAGACGGAGTGCTGTATTGTTTTCGGGGTGGGTTACGCTCACGCACGTCGCAACAATGGTTGTATGAGCAAACGGACATTCGTTATCCGCGTGTTCACGGTGGTTACAAAGCGATGCGCCGGTTTTTGCTGGAGCAGTTGGAAACCTTACCTCATTTGCTTCAGCCCATCATCCTCAGTGGGCGCACGGGTTCAGGCAAGACGCGGTTTTTACGTGCTTTTACGCAGCAAATTGACCTCGAAGCCTGCGCCAATCACCGTGGCTCCGCGTTTGGCACTCAACCTACCCCGCAACCACCGCAAATTGGGTTTGAGAATACGCTTACCATTCAATTGCTGCGCAAATTCCATCAGGGGCAAACGGCACTGCTGTTTGAAGACGAAAGCCGCACCATCGGCTCACTGCATTTACCCGACACTTTTTTTGAGACCTTACGCACTGCCCCACTGGTGTTGATGCAAGTCCCTAATGAAGAGCGCGTTGAAATTAGCTATCAGGAATATGTCGTGGACAATACTGCCTCCTTCATTGCGGTGCATGGCGGGGATACGGAAGCGGGGTTTGCGGCATTCAGTGCGTATCTGCTCGGCAGTTTGGCGAAGGTGCAACGCCGCTTGGGTGGGGTGCGTTACCAACAAGCGCGGGAAATGATGGAACGTGCTTTGCAACAACAAGCGCGAGACCAGTCGACTACCGCGCATTACGATTGGGTGCGTTTCATTTTGTTGGATTACTACGACCCGATGTATGACTATCAGATCAGTAAGAAGCAGGATCGGCTGGTGTTTACGGGTTCACCAGCCGAGGTGCGGGAATACCTCAACGCGCAAGGCATTCACTAAGTATCAAGTCACCACATCCGCCGCTTCGCGCCCAGTAAAGTGCTCAATTCTGGCAACTTGTTGCACGATGGCGAGAAGATCAGCCAGCGCGTCTTGCACCTCCTGATCGTGTTTGCTGACATCCGCTTCGTAATTTTCGAGGTAAACACGCAAAGTTGCGCCCTGTGTCCCCGTACCCGATAAGCGGAAGATAATGCGCGAACCGTCGGTAAACAGGATGCGAATTCCCTGATTCTTGCTCACTGAACCATCGACCGGATCGGTGTAAGTGAAATTATCGGTTGCTCCGACCGTCAAAGCACCAAACTGTTTGCCTACCAAACCCGGCAAC
The window above is part of the Thiothrix winogradskyi genome. Proteins encoded here:
- the mnmH gene encoding tRNA 2-selenouridine(34) synthase MnmH; the encoded protein is MSLLNADKDLPVIDDLLNLFLQDVPLLDVRAPVEFFEGAFPCSTNLPLMDDADRVAIGTRYKQQGQDAAIELGLQRVSGEIKAARVAAWQQFAERHPDGVLYCFRGGLRSRTSQQWLYEQTDIRYPRVHGGYKAMRRFLLEQLETLPHLLQPIILSGRTGSGKTRFLRAFTQQIDLEACANHRGSAFGTQPTPQPPQIGFENTLTIQLLRKFHQGQTALLFEDESRTIGSLHLPDTFFETLRTAPLVLMQVPNEERVEISYQEYVVDNTASFIAVHGGDTEAGFAAFSAYLLGSLAKVQRRLGGVRYQQAREMMERALQQQARDQSTTAHYDWVRFILLDYYDPMYDYQISKKQDRLVFTGSPAEVREYLNAQGIH